One Misgurnus anguillicaudatus chromosome 20, ASM2758022v2, whole genome shotgun sequence DNA segment encodes these proteins:
- the rmp24 gene encoding UPF0711 protein C18orf21 homolog isoform X1 has product MALIIKTHTPIIPCSRRGVSWVIVKHVADGVALFSFMDVNPESLTYNFLKKASLIYKDICPEQSRFLMRQHQKKGPALSDSVLCPYCYQWRQPDNHRVRLRPKRPPTARIRRLLKQELMGKRLSSEQTIVLQKFKRASNVLMATCYTCNRMSRQPGANREFLASLSKNRGTPWSASKRRTPQSANKATPKSVFSNKTPSGTPKSVSSNASSSSSKSGSAKSSPFARLKKLLMLEDKQESKKGGLKDFLSSL; this is encoded by the exons ATGGCGCTTATCATTAAAACTCATACTCCCATAATTCCTTGCTCTCGGCGCGGGGTATCCTGGGTAATAGTGAAGCATGTTGCGGATGGAGTGGCACTATTTTCCT TCATGGATGTAAACCCGGAGTCGCTAACctacaactttttaaaaaaagcctCGCTGATATACAAAGACATTTGTCCTGAACAATCACGCTTTCTTAT GAGACAACATCAGAAGAAAG GTCCCGCCCTGTCAGATTCTGTGCTTTGTCCATACTGTTACCAATGGCGACAGCCCGACAACCATCGGGTGCGTCTGCGACCCAAGCGGCCGCCCACGGCAAGGATCAGAAGACTTTTGAAGCAGGAACTGATGGGAAAGAGACTGAGCAGTGAACAGACCATAGTGCTCCAGAAGTTTAAGAGAGCCTCTAATGTATTGATG GCCACTTGTTACACCTGTAATAGGATGTCCAGACAACCGGGAGCAAACAGGGAATTTTTGGCTTCTCTGTCAAAGAACCGCGGCACACCGTGGAGTGCGAGCAAACGCAGGACTCCACAGTCGGCTAACAAGGCGACTCCAAAGtctgtgttttcaaacaaaacaCCAAGTGGAACACCAAA GTCAGTGTCCTCAAATGCCAGCTCTTCGTCGTCAAAGTCGGGCAGTGCGAAGTCGTCACCGTTCGCCCGACTCAAGAAACTCCTTATGTTGGAGGACAAGCAGGAGAGCAAGAAAGGTGGTCTGAAAGACTTTCTCTCCTCTCTCTGA
- the rmp24 gene encoding UPF0711 protein C18orf21 homolog isoform X3, with translation MDVNPESLTYNFLKKASLIYKDICPEQSRFLMRQHQKKGPALSDSVLCPYCYQWRQPDNHRVRLRPKRPPTARIRRLLKQELMGKRLSSEQTIVLQKFKRASNVLMATCYTCNRMSRQPGANREFLASLSKNRGTPWSASKRRTPQSANKATPKSVFSNKTPSGTPKSVSSNASSSSSKSGSAKSSPFARLKKLLMLEDKQESKKGGLKDFLSSL, from the exons ATGGATGTAAACCCGGAGTCGCTAACctacaactttttaaaaaaagcctCGCTGATATACAAAGACATTTGTCCTGAACAATCACGCTTTCTTAT GAGACAACATCAGAAGAAAG GTCCCGCCCTGTCAGATTCTGTGCTTTGTCCATACTGTTACCAATGGCGACAGCCCGACAACCATCGGGTGCGTCTGCGACCCAAGCGGCCGCCCACGGCAAGGATCAGAAGACTTTTGAAGCAGGAACTGATGGGAAAGAGACTGAGCAGTGAACAGACCATAGTGCTCCAGAAGTTTAAGAGAGCCTCTAATGTATTGATG GCCACTTGTTACACCTGTAATAGGATGTCCAGACAACCGGGAGCAAACAGGGAATTTTTGGCTTCTCTGTCAAAGAACCGCGGCACACCGTGGAGTGCGAGCAAACGCAGGACTCCACAGTCGGCTAACAAGGCGACTCCAAAGtctgtgttttcaaacaaaacaCCAAGTGGAACACCAAA GTCAGTGTCCTCAAATGCCAGCTCTTCGTCGTCAAAGTCGGGCAGTGCGAAGTCGTCACCGTTCGCCCGACTCAAGAAACTCCTTATGTTGGAGGACAAGCAGGAGAGCAAGAAAGGTGGTCTGAAAGACTTTCTCTCCTCTCTCTGA
- the rmp24 gene encoding UPF0711 protein C18orf21 homolog isoform X2 — protein sequence MALIIKTHTPIIPCSRRGVSWVIVKHVADGVALFSFMDVNPESLTYNFLKKASLIYKDICPEQSRFLMRQHQKKGPALSDSVLCPYCYQWRQPDNHRVRLRPKRPPTARIRRLLKQELMGKRLSSEQTIVLQKFKRASNMATCYTCNRMSRQPGANREFLASLSKNRGTPWSASKRRTPQSANKATPKSVFSNKTPSGTPKSVSSNASSSSSKSGSAKSSPFARLKKLLMLEDKQESKKGGLKDFLSSL from the exons ATGGCGCTTATCATTAAAACTCATACTCCCATAATTCCTTGCTCTCGGCGCGGGGTATCCTGGGTAATAGTGAAGCATGTTGCGGATGGAGTGGCACTATTTTCCT TCATGGATGTAAACCCGGAGTCGCTAACctacaactttttaaaaaaagcctCGCTGATATACAAAGACATTTGTCCTGAACAATCACGCTTTCTTAT GAGACAACATCAGAAGAAAG GTCCCGCCCTGTCAGATTCTGTGCTTTGTCCATACTGTTACCAATGGCGACAGCCCGACAACCATCGGGTGCGTCTGCGACCCAAGCGGCCGCCCACGGCAAGGATCAGAAGACTTTTGAAGCAGGAACTGATGGGAAAGAGACTGAGCAGTGAACAGACCATAGTGCTCCAGAAGTTTAAGAGAGCCTCTAAT ATGGCCACTTGTTACACCTGTAATAGGATGTCCAGACAACCGGGAGCAAACAGGGAATTTTTGGCTTCTCTGTCAAAGAACCGCGGCACACCGTGGAGTGCGAGCAAACGCAGGACTCCACAGTCGGCTAACAAGGCGACTCCAAAGtctgtgttttcaaacaaaacaCCAAGTGGAACACCAAA GTCAGTGTCCTCAAATGCCAGCTCTTCGTCGTCAAAGTCGGGCAGTGCGAAGTCGTCACCGTTCGCCCGACTCAAGAAACTCCTTATGTTGGAGGACAAGCAGGAGAGCAAGAAAGGTGGTCTGAAAGACTTTCTCTCCTCTCTCTGA